From the Fibrobacter sp. UWB11 genome, one window contains:
- a CDS encoding 30S ribosomal protein S1, translating into MSQNLKFGTQEDLEEILAAQGECSPDFRKANADVYAGMGCLEQGKLVTGKISQVNEQEVLVDVNYKSEGVIDRAEFKDTDSLELGSEIEVFVEKLEDEDGRLILSKQKADFVRVWDRIHAAFENNEVVRGTLTKRIKGGVVVDLFGIDAFLPGSQIDLRQIPDINALIGQEFDLKVIKVNKARRNIVVSRRVVLEEERNKQRGDVLETLEKNQVRKGIVKNITDFGAFIDLGGVDGLLHITDMSYKRINHPSEMLQLGQEVEVMVLDFNDKKERISLGMKQLKPHPWKDIAERYPEGAIVKGKVVSITDYGAFVELDSGVEGLIHVSEMSWTQHVKHPSKILTVGQEVEAVVLKVEEDAERISLGMKQLESDPWDSIETELPPGARVVGEIRNIASFGAFVEIKEGVDGLIHVSDMSWTKKITHPNEMVKKGDKVECVVLAVDKEKRRISLSMKHLTEDPWDSIDSTYPVDSEVKGKIVRMLDRGVVVELADGIEGFIPVSKLTAEYIKVPADAFKVGDEVPAVVTEIDQNNRKIYLSVVDYFKNRESAELKAWMDSHKPGENGTTIGEAVAPKKKASKKKAEKSEEAEA; encoded by the coding sequence ATGTCTCAAAATCTCAAATTCGGAACTCAAGAAGATCTCGAAGAAATTCTCGCCGCTCAGGGTGAATGCTCCCCGGACTTCCGCAAGGCCAACGCTGACGTCTATGCCGGCATGGGCTGCCTCGAACAGGGCAAGCTCGTCACGGGTAAGATTAGCCAGGTGAACGAACAGGAAGTTCTCGTCGACGTGAACTACAAGTCCGAAGGCGTTATTGATCGCGCCGAATTCAAGGATACTGATTCTCTCGAACTCGGTTCCGAAATCGAAGTGTTCGTCGAAAAGCTCGAAGACGAAGACGGTCGCCTCATCCTCTCCAAGCAGAAGGCTGACTTCGTTCGCGTGTGGGATCGCATCCACGCTGCATTCGAAAACAACGAAGTCGTACGCGGCACTCTCACGAAGCGCATCAAGGGCGGCGTTGTCGTCGACCTCTTTGGTATCGATGCCTTCCTCCCGGGCTCTCAGATCGACCTCCGTCAGATTCCGGACATCAACGCTCTTATCGGCCAGGAATTCGACCTCAAGGTTATCAAGGTCAACAAGGCTCGTCGCAACATCGTCGTTTCTCGCCGTGTTGTTCTCGAAGAAGAACGCAACAAGCAGCGTGGCGACGTTCTCGAAACTCTCGAGAAGAACCAGGTCCGCAAGGGTATCGTCAAGAACATCACCGACTTCGGTGCATTCATCGACCTTGGCGGCGTAGATGGCCTCCTCCACATCACCGACATGAGCTACAAGCGCATCAACCACCCGTCCGAAATGCTCCAGCTCGGTCAGGAAGTCGAAGTCATGGTTCTCGACTTCAACGACAAGAAGGAACGCATCTCTCTCGGCATGAAGCAGCTTAAGCCGCATCCGTGGAAGGATATCGCCGAACGTTATCCGGAAGGCGCTATCGTTAAGGGTAAGGTTGTTTCCATCACTGATTACGGTGCATTCGTCGAACTCGACAGCGGTGTTGAAGGTCTCATCCACGTTTCTGAAATGTCCTGGACCCAGCACGTCAAGCACCCGTCCAAAATCCTCACCGTCGGTCAGGAAGTCGAAGCTGTTGTTCTCAAGGTTGAAGAAGATGCAGAACGTATCTCTCTCGGCATGAAGCAGCTCGAATCTGATCCGTGGGATTCTATCGAAACCGAACTTCCGCCGGGCGCACGTGTCGTCGGTGAAATCCGCAACATCGCTTCCTTCGGCGCATTCGTCGAAATCAAGGAAGGTGTTGATGGTCTCATCCACGTCTCTGACATGTCCTGGACCAAGAAGATCACCCACCCGAACGAAATGGTCAAGAAGGGTGACAAGGTTGAATGCGTCGTTCTCGCCGTCGATAAGGAAAAGCGCCGCATTTCTCTCTCCATGAAGCACCTCACCGAAGACCCGTGGGATTCTATCGATTCCACCTACCCGGTTGACTCTGAAGTCAAGGGCAAGATCGTTCGCATGCTCGACCGCGGCGTCGTGGTTGAACTCGCTGACGGTATCGAAGGCTTCATCCCGGTCTCCAAGCTCACCGCTGAATACATCAAGGTTCCGGCCGATGCATTCAAGGTTGGCGACGAAGTTCCGGCTGTTGTCACTGAAATCGACCAGAACAACCGCAAGATCTATCTCTCCGTTGTTGACTACTTCAAGAACCGTGAATCCGCTGAACTCAAGGCTTGGATGGACTCCCACAAGCCGGGCGAAAACGGCACCACGATTGGCGAAGCTGTTGCTCCGAAGAAGAAGGCTTCCAAGAAGAAGGCTGAAAAGTCCGAAGAAGCTGAAGCTTAA
- the cmk gene encoding (d)CMP kinase — protein sequence MSNSEQFVIALDGGSGTGKSTTAKIIAKKLGITYLDTGAMYRAVTLAALDAGLAAEEGPAMDELLSNLTLGFDSENHILINGVCRESEIRGMRVSSNVSIYCALPSVRAAMTKQQREIGKKQSCILDGRDIGTVVFPDAKYKFFMVTDVKVRAERRYKELLEKGEKVTLEEVLNNLVERDRLDSSRATAPLKKADDAIEIDTTHISIEQQVQKILDYVGVVA from the coding sequence ATGAGTAATTCTGAACAATTCGTTATTGCCCTTGATGGGGGTTCTGGCACTGGCAAGAGTACCACTGCAAAGATTATTGCAAAGAAATTGGGCATTACCTACCTCGACACAGGTGCGATGTACCGCGCCGTGACGCTTGCCGCTCTCGATGCTGGCCTTGCTGCTGAAGAAGGCCCGGCAATGGACGAATTGCTCTCTAACCTCACGCTCGGGTTCGATTCCGAAAACCACATCCTCATTAACGGTGTCTGCCGCGAATCTGAAATCCGTGGCATGCGCGTATCGAGCAATGTGAGCATCTACTGCGCCCTCCCGTCGGTCCGCGCCGCGATGACCAAGCAGCAGCGCGAAATCGGCAAGAAGCAGAGCTGCATTCTGGATGGCCGCGATATCGGAACGGTCGTTTTCCCCGACGCGAAGTACAAGTTTTTCATGGTGACGGACGTGAAGGTCCGCGCCGAACGCCGCTACAAGGAACTCCTTGAAAAAGGCGAAAAAGTTACCCTCGAAGAAGTCCTTAACAATTTGGTCGAACGCGACCGCCTGGACTCCTCTCGTGCGACCGCCCCGTTAAAGAAGGCGGACGATGCTATTGAAATTGACACTACACACATCTCAATCGAACAACAGGTTCAAAAGATTCTCGACTACGTAGGTGTAGTGGCGTAG
- a CDS encoding TraB/GumN family protein, which yields MNEVNSQSEEINKTVTGDKSDVYRIHTKDNREIVLVGTAHISQVSKDLVHETIETESPDTVCVELDEGRLKSIQDPNRWKNTDLRDVIRKKQLATLIANLVLGSYQKRMGAQTGVKPGSELKEAVDVANEKNIPIVLADRDIKITLKRTWACTPWYRKFNLLGGLFASIFDKTEISEEELQRIKEKDALNSMMQEFGKTFPEVKQVLIDERDQFLASKIKNAPGDKVVAVVGAGHMRGIASIIEEDKELPSEESISVIPKGTAIWKIIGWTITLAIIASIVLVGYFAGIEKAGQLSLQWAMLTGGGAMLGAIIAGGHPLTVLVALVMAPFTGLTPLIGVGFFTALTQVYVRPPRVSEMETLTDDIWQVKRWWKNRVTRVILCFLCPGIPAIIGKILAILKIYQAF from the coding sequence ATGAATGAAGTCAATTCTCAGTCTGAAGAAATCAATAAAACCGTAACGGGTGATAAGTCCGACGTTTACCGTATCCACACCAAAGACAACAGAGAAATCGTCCTCGTCGGGACCGCCCACATTTCGCAAGTATCCAAAGATCTTGTTCATGAAACCATCGAAACCGAATCCCCGGACACCGTCTGCGTGGAACTCGACGAAGGCCGTCTCAAGTCCATCCAAGACCCGAACCGTTGGAAGAATACAGACCTGAGAGACGTCATCCGCAAAAAGCAACTCGCCACCCTCATTGCAAACCTTGTTCTCGGCTCTTACCAAAAGCGCATGGGCGCACAGACAGGAGTCAAACCGGGTTCCGAACTGAAGGAAGCGGTCGACGTTGCAAACGAAAAAAATATTCCCATCGTGCTCGCGGACCGCGATATCAAGATCACGCTCAAACGAACCTGGGCCTGCACTCCGTGGTACCGTAAGTTCAACTTGCTCGGCGGGCTATTCGCAAGCATTTTCGACAAAACCGAGATTAGCGAAGAAGAACTCCAGAGAATCAAGGAGAAGGACGCCCTCAACTCCATGATGCAGGAGTTCGGAAAGACGTTCCCCGAAGTTAAGCAAGTGCTCATCGACGAACGCGACCAGTTCCTCGCAAGCAAAATCAAGAACGCTCCAGGCGACAAGGTCGTGGCTGTTGTGGGCGCAGGGCACATGCGCGGCATCGCAAGCATCATCGAAGAAGACAAGGAACTGCCGAGCGAGGAATCCATTTCTGTCATCCCGAAGGGAACGGCCATCTGGAAGATCATCGGTTGGACCATCACGCTCGCAATTATCGCAAGCATCGTGCTCGTTGGCTATTTCGCAGGAATCGAGAAGGCCGGACAGTTGAGCCTGCAGTGGGCCATGCTGACTGGCGGTGGCGCCATGCTCGGTGCAATCATCGCAGGTGGCCATCCGTTGACCGTACTTGTGGCGCTGGTCATGGCTCCGTTTACGGGGCTTACACCGCTTATCGGCGTCGGATTCTTTACAGCACTGACGCAGGTTTACGTACGACCGCCGCGCGTCTCCGAAATGGAAACACTAACAGACGACATTTGGCAGGTCAAGCGCTGGTGGAAGAACCGCGTGACGAGAGTCATCCTCTGCTTCTTGTGCCCAGGCATTCCGGCCATCATCGGAAAGATTCTCGCCATACTCAAGATTTATCAGGCGTTCTAG